Proteins co-encoded in one Oreochromis aureus strain Israel breed Guangdong linkage group 3, ZZ_aureus, whole genome shotgun sequence genomic window:
- the LOC120437804 gene encoding methylglutaconyl-CoA hydratase, mitochondrial-like codes for MTKQVELKVRVCQVEVEEGAESVQLPFKTTQNLPEDAEVEWRLVQSAHQQSACRLAAAFCSRRYVLSNRVVLCPRLNGHSAVMPYYSSNSKDELHVRYLDGEDSGIVVVGINRPKAKNAINKNLVKMMFEAVEDIKKNKKVRSVILCSLVPGIFCAGADLKERAKMHQSEVGPFVSKARALITELGNLPVPTIAAIDGAALGGGLEMALACDIRISSNTAKMGLVETKLAIIPGAGGTQRLPRVIGVSLAKELIFAARVVDGTQAQQMGLVSHSVEQNNSGDAAYLRALELAREINPQGPIAIRMAKLAINQGIEVDLSTGLAIEEACYSQVIPTKDRLEGLSAFKEKRQPQYKGE; via the exons atgACGAAACAAGTGGAgttgaaagtcagag tctgtcaggtggaggtggaggagggggcggagtctgtccagctgcccttcaaaaccacacaaaacctgCCTGAAGATGCTGAAGTGGAGTGGAGACTCGTGCAGTCAGCGCATCAACAAAGTGCGTGTAGGCTAGCCGCTGCCTTCTGCTCCAGACGGTATGTTCTGTCCAACAGAGTCGTGCTTTGTCCTCGCCTGAACGGCCACAGTGCTGTTATGCCATACTACAGCTCCAACTCAAAGGATGAGCTGCACGTTAGATACCTGGACGGAGAAGACAGCGGTATTGTCGTCGTTGGAATAAATCGACCAAAAGCCAAAAATGCCATAAACAAAAATCTTGTGAAAATGATGTTTGAAGCTGTGGAGGACATcaagaagaataaaaaagtgCGCAGTGTAATTTTATGTAGTTTAGTTCCTGGTATATTTTGTGCAGGTGCAGATCTGAAGGAGAGGGCCAAGATGCACCAGAGCGAAGTGGGACCATTTGTATCCAAAGCAAGAGCCCTCATTACAGAGCTAGGAAACCTGCCAGTACCAACAATTGCTGCAATTGATGGTGCTGCCTTAGGAGGAGGTTTGGAAATGGCCCTTGCTTGTGACATCAGAATTTCCTCCAATACTGCCAAAATGGGACTAGTTGAGACTAAACTTGCAATTATTCCTGGAGCAGGTGGTACACAACGTCTCCCTAGGGTGATTGGCGTCTCTCTAGCCAAGGAGCTCATCTTTGCTGCACGAGTGGTTGATGGAACACAGGCGCAACAAATGGGTCTTGTCAGTCATTCTGTGGAGCAGAATAACAGTGGAGATGCTGCCTACTTGAGGGCTCTGGAGCTTGCACGGGAGATTAACCCCCAGGGCCCAATTGCAATAAGGATGGCAAAGTTGGCAATTAACCAGGGGATAGAGGTGGATTTATCTACAGGTCTGGCAATAGAAGAGGCTTGTTATTCCCAGGTGATACCAACCAAAGACCGTTTGGAAGGCTTGTCTGCTTTCAAGGAGAAGAGGCAGCCTCAGTACAAAGGGGAATGA